Within Acidimicrobiales bacterium, the genomic segment CAGCGGGGCGGCGGCGAGGTCGACCGGGTGCCAGCCCGACAGCCGGCCGTTGCGGCGCCCGACCGGGGTGCGCACCGCGTCGACGATGACGGCGTTGGGCATCGAGACCTCCTCCGCCCGGGTCCACCACCCCGGGCCTGGCGCGGCCGGATCGGTCCGTCCGACCGCGTCGATTGTTGCCCAGAATCTGGCGGTGTGTCAGATTCCTCGTCCGATGGATCTCCGGTTCACGTCCGAGCAGGAGCGCTTGCGCGCCGAGGCCCGGGCCTGGCTCGAGGCCAACACCCCGGACCGGGCCGGGGGCCCCGGGCCGCTGCCCTCGCTCGACACCGCCGCCGGGTTCGAGGCCCACCGGGCGTGGGAGCGGACCATGTTCGACGCCGGGTGGTCGGTGGTGTCGTGGCCGGCGCAGTACGGCGGGCGCGGCGCCGGGCTGATCGAGTGGCTCGTGTTCGAGGAGGAGTACTACCGGGCCCGGGCCCCCACCCGGGTGGGGCAGAACGGCATCTTCCTGCTGGCCCCCACGCTCTTCGAGTTCGGGACCCCCGAGCAGAAGGACCGGTACCTCCCGCCCATGGCGTCGGGCGAGGAGATCTGGTGCCAGGGGTGGTCCGAGCCCGACGCCGGCAGCGACCTCGCCGCCATCCGCAGCCGCGCCGCGCGCCGCGGGGACGCGTGGGTCCTGAACGGGCAGAAGACGTGGTGCTCGCGCGGCGCCTTCGCCGACTGGATCTTCGCCCTGTTCCGTTCCGACCCCGAGGGCGAGCGCCATCGCGGCCTCACCTACTTCCTCGTGCCCATGGACGCGCCCGGTGTGACCGTGCGCCCGATCGCCCAGCTCGACGGCGAGACGGGGTTCGCCGAGGTCTTCTTCGAGGACGTGGAGGTGCCCGACGCCCAGGTGCTCGGCCAGGTCGGCCAGGGATGGGGGGTGGCCATGGCCACGGCCGGCTCCGAGCGCGGCCTGTCGTTGCGCAGCCCCGCCCGGTACACCGAGGCGGCGGCGCGGCTGGTCGAGCTGTACCGACGCTGCGCCGCCGAGGACCCGGTGCGCGCCGCGCGCAGCGCCGACGCCGTGGGGCGCGCCGTGATCGACGCCGAGGCGTACCGGCTCCACACGTACTGGACCGCCACCCGCGTCCTGGACGGCGCCACGGTGGGGCCCGAGGCGTCGATGAACAAGATCTTCTGGTCCGAGACCGACCTGCTCGTCCACGCCACCGCGCTCGAGCTCCTGGGGGCCGGCGCCGAGCTGCTCGAGGACGACGGACGCCCGCCGGCGTGGCTCGACGGGTTCCTCTTCGCCCTGGCCGGCCCCATCTACGCCGGCACCAACGAGATCCAGCGCAATGTGGTGGCCGAGCGCGTCCTCGGCCTGCCGCGGGCCTGAGCGTCAGCCGCCGGTGCACTTCGCCTTCGACGAGCAGCAGCTCGAGTTCCGCGCCCAGCTGCGCGCCTTCGCGGAGAAGGAGTGCCCGCCCGCCCAGGTCCGTGAGGCGTGGGCGTCCGAGCTCGGCTGGTCCCGCCCGCGCTGGACGGCGCTGGCGGAGATGGGCGTCGTCGGGCTCACCGTCCCCGCCGAGCACGGGGGGATGGGGTTGGGCCTCGTCGACCTCGTGCTCCTGCTGGAGGAGGCCGGCCGGGCCGGCCTGCCCGAGCCCGTGCTCGAGACGACGGCGCTGGGCGTCCCGCTGCTGCTCGCCGTGCCCGGCCCGGTCGGTGACGCCGCCCGTCGGCGGTGGCTGCCGGCGGTGGCGGCCGGTGAGGCGGTCGTGGCCGTCGGGACCTCGTCGATGCCGGCCGTCCCCGGCGCGGGGGGCGCCGACCTGCTGCTGCTCGAGCACGGCGGAGACGTCCACGCCGTCCCCGCCGCGGTGGTCTCGCTCACGCCCCGCCCCGCGCTCGACGGCGCCCGCCGGGTGGCGGCCGTCGACTGGGAGCCGTCGGCCGGCACCGTGGTGGCGTCCGGCGCGTCGGCCCGGGGGGCCCTCGCCGGCCTCGGGGACCGGGCGGCGATGGGCACCGGGGCGGTGTTGGTGGGCGTCGCCGACCGCATGATCGCCATGGCGGCGCGCTACGCCGTCGAGCGGACGCAGTTCGGCAAGCCCATCGGCTCGTTCCAGGCCGTGAAGCACCACCTGGCCGGCGCCCTGGTGCGCGTCGAGTTCGCCCGTCCGGCCGTCTACCGCGCAGCCTGGTCGCTCGACGCGGGCGACCCCGACGCCGGCCTGCACGCGTCGATGGCCAAGGCGCTGGCGTCGGACGCCGCCCTGCTGGCGGCGCGCACCGCGCTCCAGGTGCACGGGGCCATCGGGTACACCTGGGAGCACGACCTCCACCTGTGGATGAAGCGGGCGTGGTCGCTGGCGCCCGCGTGGGGAGACGCCGCCCATCACCGGGCCCGGGTGCTCGAGCTCCTGGCCGGGCGGGACTAGCGTCGGACTAGCGCCGGGCTAGCGCGGGGTCAGCCCTCGCCGCGCAGCTGCCGGTAGATCGTCTCGGAGTCGAAGTAGACGCGCTCGCACACGATGCGGTCGCCCTCGAACTCGAACAGCGCCACCATGGGGCACCGGAACGCCCGGCCCGTCGGCTCCTCGCCGGTCAGCGATCCCAGGTGGGTCCCCAGCAGGTCGAACTCGACGACGATGGTGTCGCCGGCGTCGTGGAGGGCGCGCACCTCGTTGCGCTGGTCCGGGAACACCGCCCGCGACCGCGCGTAGTACTCCCTGACCTCGTCGGCGCCGTCGTAGACCTGGCCCGTGCCGACGAGCTCGTAGCGGGGATGCGAGAACGTGGCCAGGGTGTCGTCGAACCGCAGCTCGTTCTCGGCGGCCATGTGCTCGCGGACGACGGCCTCGCGGCTGGTGCGCAGGTCGGCTGGTGGCGAGCTCATCCTCGACCTCCGATCGTCGGTCCCGGCTCCGCCCGGTGGCGCGAGGCCCGGGTGCCGCGCCGGCGGCGCGAGGCGGGGGCTGCGGGCAGACGGTAGTTCGCCCCGGACCGGGCGGCCGCTGCCGGTTCGGGGGCGCGGGCCCCGCTCCCGGCGCCGGAGGCCGTAGGCTGCAGACATGGGAGAGAAGTCACGACCGACCGGCGAGGCGAAGAAGCCCGGCCGGAGCCTCAAGGAGAAGCGGGCGGCCAAGCACGAGAAGCAGGCGGCCCAGAAGCAGCAGCGCAAGTCCTGGGACGGCAAGTAGCCCGGTAGCTCAGGGCCTCCAGAGGCCGGCGGCGTCGACGAACGGCGCCGTGCACGGGTGACCGTCGGCCACCCGCAGTCGCGGGGCGCGCCCGGTCTCGGCCGGCACGGCCACGAGGGTCGACGACCGTGTCCCGTACGACTCGGTGTGCACGCACGCCGCCAGGGTCTCGACAGCCCGGCCCGCCTCCGCCGGCGTGACCGTGCCCGGCACGCTGTGGTCCGCGAGCACCGATCGCACCACCTCGAGCAGGTCGTCGCCACGGCGGTCGGCGGCGTCGCCCAGCAGGGCCCGCACGTGGTCGACCTTGGCGGACCGGGTGTGGAGGGGGTTGTTCTCCAGGATGTGGATCCCGGCGCCGAGCTCCTCCACCTCGACCTGCCCGTCGCCGGTCATGTCCAGCGCGTAGAGGGTGGTGCGGTCGCCGACGAGGAGCCACGCCGGGTTGTAGTCGGCCGGCCGCAGCCGGGCCGCCACGTCGTCGACGGCGGCCGCCGCGTCGGCGTGCCCCGCCAGGGCGAGCGGGAGCTCGCCGCGCGACCGCTTGGAGGGGTCGCGGCCGTCGGGGGAGGGCCGGTTGGTGAGCCCGGCCACCACGCCGTGCTCGTTCACGGCCAGCCAGGTCCCGCCGGCCTGCTCGTCGCGACCGCCGAGCACCCGGGGGCCGCCCTCGCGCAGCACGGTCATGGCCGTGGCGGGCCGGTCGAGGCGCTCGTCGCGGTTGGCCCCGATCACGAGGGGCGCGCCCGGGTCGAGGCCGAAGACCACGACGAGCAGGCACATCACCGCCAGGGTAGCGGCGCCCAGCTTTGCACCCGAACCCCCTCGTGCACCAAGAATCGGCGAGTTGCACCAAGAAATGGCGGGGGGCTACCCCGAGTTGCCAGAGAGGATGCTTACCCGAGGCCAACCCACCAAGCCGTCGTGCCTTCGTAGCCGATCTGACGAGGGGCAGATGTGCCGGCGTTCGGCTGACTAATCCTCGGGATCGCGGCCGATCGTTTCCTCGTACTGATCGTCCACGACGAGATCGATAATCTCGATTCCAGTCGTCCCGATCCGTGCCGCATAGAAGGCCATCGCTGGGAAGTACGTCCCAACCGTCATGTGGAAGCGAATACCCGCCGCCTCCTCGAGGGCGTTGTCGAATTCGCGTTCAAAATAGGCCGTAGCGGCAGCTAGTGGACCGGTCTCAAACAACTCGTAACTCGGCTTGCCTTCCGCCGAACCCCCGACCGGGAACCGCCCTCGGGCCTCTCGGAGAACTTCATCGGAGACGGTGACGCTTTCGCGCTCACCGGGCCACGGCACCAATGACTCTCAATTAGCCCGAAAGACCCAGTCTCTGAGACAGTTCCTGGGCGCGTGTGCGGGTCTTTTCCGTTGAAACTGCCTTCTTGGCGAGAAAGGCAGACGGCAGGGGGATGTCCTCCCCCTCTTCGACCATCCGCCACCCCATTTCCTCGTGGGACATGTCGGACACTTCCTTGGCGGTCTTCCCCCAAAGCGCCTGCACTACTTGATCCGTGACGCGCAGCTCGTCGCCTGTGAATCTGGTGAGGTCGGCTGGGCGCTTTGGGACCAGCCGATGGAGGGGGCGCCCGAAGTAGTCGTCAATTCGCAGATATGCCGCGTCCTCGGCGATGAGCCGGTCACGGATGGGCGCTAGGTGACGGGGGGCAGGACCGTTCTCCAACTTCTGGTACGGCTCCCCAGTGATGGGCACCCCGTAGGCACGGATATGCGAGAACTCCGCGAAGAACAGGATCTTGTTGACCTTGGTAGCTCCACCGGGGAGGTCGTCCAGCTCCTTCTCGGCAACGTAAAGAAGGAGCTCGGCGAGCTTGGTCTCGTCGGGCTCGGCCCAGGGGTCCATTGAGCTTCCATAATGGCGCGGTCCGCGCGTCGCCCGCGGGGATGATCCAAGGCTCCGAATCACAAGACAAGGTCTATCGAACAGGTGTTCGGTTGCCCTAATCCCCCTGGTCACTGGCCTTTAGGTGCAGCCTGGGCAAACTGACACGCCGTCAGATGCATGGCTATGCTCGCTCGCGTGGCCGACCTGCCGTTGATCATCTCCGTCGACGACCACGTGGTGGAGCCCGCCAACGTGTGGCAGGACCGGCTCCCGGCCCGGTACCGCGACGTCGGGCCCCGCATCGTCAGGGCACCCATGGGCGAGATCACGTTCGTGGGCGGGAAGCTGACCGTGGCGCCGGGGTCCGAGGGCGTCCCCACCGACTGGTGGTACTACGAAGAGCTTCGCCGCCCGTTGCTGCGGCTCGACGCCGCCGTGGGCGTGCCCCGTGACGAGGTGACCATCACGGGCGTGACGTACGAGGACATGCGTCCCGGCGCGTACCAGGTGAAGCCGCGCCTGGAGGACATGGACCTGAACCACGTCGAGGCGTCGCTGTGCTTCCCGACCTTCCCCCGCTTCTGCGGCCAGACCTTCACCGAGGCCCAGGACAAGGAGCTCGGCCTGCTGTGCGTGCAGGCCTACAACGACTGGATGGTGGAGGAGTGGTGCGCCGAGTCCGGCGGCCGCCTCATCCCGTTGTGCCTCATCCCCCTGTGGGACGCCGAGCTCGCCGCCGCCGAGGTCCGGCGCAACGCGGCGCGCGGGGTGCGAGCGGTGTGCTTCAGCGAGATCCCGCCGTTCCTCGGGCTCCCGTCGGTGCACGACCCCGACAACTACTGGGACCCGTTCTTCCGCGCCTGTGCCGAGACACGGACGGTCGTCAACATGCACATCGGCTCGTCCTCGAAGATGCCGTCCACGTCGGCCGACGCCCCTCCGGCGGTGGGCTCGACGCTGACCCACACCAACGCCACCTTCTCGCTCGTCGACTTCCTCTTCTCCGGCGTGCTGGTGCGCTTCCCGACGCTGATGCTGGCGTACTCCGAGGGCCAGATCGGTTGGATCCCCTACATCCTCGAGCGCGCCGACAAGGTGTGGGAGGAGAACCGCGGATGGGGCGGGGTGGCCGACAAGGTGCCCGAGCCGCCCTCGACCTACTTCCGGCGCCAGGTGTACGGCTGTTTCTTCGACGACGCCCACGGTCTGCGGTCCGTGGACGAGATCGGGGCCGACAACATCACCTACGAGTCGGACTACCCCCATTCGGACTCGACGTGGCCCCACACCCGGGAGATCGCCGAGCGCCAGATGGCCGCCCTCGACGACGACACGCGCCGCAAGATCGTCCGGGGCAACGCCATCCGGCTCTTCGGGCTCGACCACCTGGCGCCGTAGGCGGGCGCGGGCTCGTCGTCGGGGAGAAGACGTGGACCTGCGCTACTCCGAGAGCGAGGAGGCGTTCCGCGCCGGGTTGCGTTCCTGGTTGGCCGACGTCCTCCCGACGCTCCCGCCGAAGCCCTCGCACCTCGACTGGCCGGGGCGGCGCGCCTACGACACCGCGTGGCAGCGCATGCTCTTCGACGCGGGCTACGCGGGGATCGACTGGCCCGTCGAGGGCGGCGGGCGCGGCGCCAGCCCGGTCGAGCAGCTCATCTACCTCGAGGAGCTCGAGCGCGCCCACGCCCCCTACGTCGGGGTGAACTTCGTCGGGCTGCTCCACGCCGGACCCACGGTGATCGTCGAAGGCACCCCCGAGCAGCGCGCCCGGTTCCTCCCGCCGATCCTGCGCGGCGACGAGGTGTGGTGCCAGGGCTTCTCCGAGCCCGGTGCGGGCAGCGACCTGGCGTCGCTGCGCACCCGGGCCGTGCGCGACGGCGACGAGTACGTCGTCACCGGCCAGAAGATCTGGACGTCGCACGCCGAGGTGGCCGACTTCTGCGAGCTGCTGGTGCGCACCGGGCCCGAGGACAGCCGCCACCGGGGCATCACCTGGCTGATCCTGCCCATGGACCGGCCCGGTATCGACTTCCGGCCGTTGCGCACCATCGCCGGTTCCACGGAGTTCGGCGAGCTGTTCCTCGACGGCGTCCGCGTGCCCGTCGCCAACCGCGTCGGCGCCGAGAACGACGGCTGGCGCGTCACCATGACCACCCTCAGCTTCGAGCGCGGCACGGCCTTCGTGGGCGAGGTCCTGCAGTCGATGGAGCTCCTCCGGGGACTGCGCGCCCTCGCCCGGCGCACGGGCGGCTGGGCCGACGCCCAGGTGCGCCGGCGCACGGGCCACCTGGGCGCGGAGCTCGACGCCCTGTGGGCGCTGGCACGGCGCAACGTGTCGCAGGCGGCGCGCACCGGGGTGCCCGGGATCGGCGGCAGCGTGTACAAGCTCGCCCTGTCGGAGCTGCGCCAGCGCATCGCCGAGCTGGGTATGGACCTGGCCGGGGCCGCCGGCCTGGTGTGGGACGAATTGCCGGGGACCGACGGCAGGGGGCCGCTGGGCAACGCCGAGATCGTGAGCACCTGGGTGCACAGCTTCTCGCGCACCATCGCCGCGGGGACCTCGCAGATCCAGCGCAACATCATCGCCGAGCGGATCCTCGGGCTTCCCAAGGGATAAGGGGGGGCATGGACTTCGAGCTGTCGGAGGACGAGCGGGCCCTGGCCGAGGGGATGCGCCGGCTGTGCGCCGGGCGCTTCCCGCTGGACCGGCTGCGCGCTGCTGAGGGCACCCGCGCCGGCCTCGACCCCGCAGGGTGGGCCGAGCTCGCCGAGGCCGGGGTGTTCTCGTTGCGGCTGCCCGAGGCCGACGGCGGGCTGGGCCTGCCCACGGCCGCGGCCGCGGTGGTGTTCGAGGAGCTCGGCCGTGCGCTCGTGCCGGGACCGTCGCTGGCGTCGCACCTGGCCGCCGGCGTGGTCGACGGCGCGGCGGAGGGCAAGGTCGTGGTGGGCGCCGTGCACAGGTCGGCGGCGGGTGTGGCCCCGGTGGTCGTCGAGCACCTGGGCTCGCTGGGCACGCTCGTCGTGGTCGACGACGACGGCCTGAGCGTCGTGGACCCGGCCACGGTCGGCGCCGAGGCCGTCGAGCGCCCGCTCGACCCGCTCACCCCGCTGTGGCACGTCGCCGCCCTGCCCGCGGGAGAGCGTGTCGGTGGCCCCGACGATGCGGCGCGCTGGCGGCGCGACTCCCGGGTCCTGGGCGGTGCGCTGCTGGTGGGGTTGGCGGCCGCCACCGTGGACCTCGCCGTCGCCTACGCCAAGGAACGTGAGCAATTCGGCAAGCCCATCGGCTCGTTCCAGGCGGTGAAGCACCTGTGCGCCGACATGCTGGTGCGCGCCGAGGTGGCGCGTGCCGCCGTGCACGCCGCCGCCGTGACGATCGACCAGCCCGATGTCGGCGACGACGTGCGGGCCGCAGCGGGCGCGGGGTTGCTCGCCGCCGAGGCCGCCGTGGCCAACGGCAAGGCGTGCATCCAGGTGCACGGGGGCATGGGCTTCACCTGGGAGGTGCCGGCGCACCTGTACCTGATGCGTGCCCGGGTGCTGTCCGGCGCGCTCGGCGAAGCGGACGCGCTCGCCGAGGTGGTCGCCACGCGCTACTGAGCGCAGCGGCGACCGGGTCGCGCAGTACCGGGTGGAGCAGTACCGGGTGGAGCAGTACGAACAGTACGGGGTCGAGCAGTACCGGGTCGAGCAGTCGGGAGGCAGCATGCCAGCAGGTGCGTTGGGCGCGAGCGCCCCGGTGCGGATCATCCCCGAGGGTGAGGTGGCCTTCGGTATCCAGCTGCCGGTGCAGTCGCAGTCGACGATCTACGTCGAGGACTGGGAGCACGCCGCCGGCCCGGCCGAGCTGGCCCGCGTGGCCCGCCAGGCCGAGGACAGCGGGTTCTTCTACGTGGCGGTGTGCGACCACACGGCCATCCCTCGCCGCCTGGCGCCGGCCATGAGCACCACCTGGTACGACACCATCGCCACGCTGGGCTGGTTGGC encodes:
- a CDS encoding ester cyclase; this encodes MSSPPADLRTSREAVVREHMAAENELRFDDTLATFSHPRYELVGTGQVYDGADEVREYYARSRAVFPDQRNEVRALHDAGDTIVVEFDLLGTHLGSLTGEEPTGRAFRCPMVALFEFEGDRIVCERVYFDSETIYRQLRGEG
- a CDS encoding acyl-CoA dehydrogenase family protein, which gives rise to MDLRYSESEEAFRAGLRSWLADVLPTLPPKPSHLDWPGRRAYDTAWQRMLFDAGYAGIDWPVEGGGRGASPVEQLIYLEELERAHAPYVGVNFVGLLHAGPTVIVEGTPEQRARFLPPILRGDEVWCQGFSEPGAGSDLASLRTRAVRDGDEYVVTGQKIWTSHAEVADFCELLVRTGPEDSRHRGITWLILPMDRPGIDFRPLRTIAGSTEFGELFLDGVRVPVANRVGAENDGWRVTMTTLSFERGTAFVGEVLQSMELLRGLRALARRTGGWADAQVRRRTGHLGAELDALWALARRNVSQAARTGVPGIGGSVYKLALSELRQRIAELGMDLAGAAGLVWDELPGTDGRGPLGNAEIVSTWVHSFSRTIAAGTSQIQRNIIAERILGLPKG
- a CDS encoding acyl-CoA dehydrogenase family protein → MDFELSEDERALAEGMRRLCAGRFPLDRLRAAEGTRAGLDPAGWAELAEAGVFSLRLPEADGGLGLPTAAAAVVFEELGRALVPGPSLASHLAAGVVDGAAEGKVVVGAVHRSAAGVAPVVVEHLGSLGTLVVVDDDGLSVVDPATVGAEAVERPLDPLTPLWHVAALPAGERVGGPDDAARWRRDSRVLGGALLVGLAAATVDLAVAYAKEREQFGKPIGSFQAVKHLCADMLVRAEVARAAVHAAAVTIDQPDVGDDVRAAAGAGLLAAEAAVANGKACIQVHGGMGFTWEVPAHLYLMRARVLSGALGEADALAEVVATRY
- a CDS encoding NRDE family protein, producing MCLLVVVFGLDPGAPLVIGANRDERLDRPATAMTVLREGGPRVLGGRDEQAGGTWLAVNEHGVVAGLTNRPSPDGRDPSKRSRGELPLALAGHADAAAAVDDVAARLRPADYNPAWLLVGDRTTLYALDMTGDGQVEVEELGAGIHILENNPLHTRSAKVDHVRALLGDAADRRGDDLLEVVRSVLADHSVPGTVTPAEAGRAVETLAACVHTESYGTRSSTLVAVPAETGRAPRLRVADGHPCTAPFVDAAGLWRP
- a CDS encoding amidohydrolase family protein, which produces MADLPLIISVDDHVVEPANVWQDRLPARYRDVGPRIVRAPMGEITFVGGKLTVAPGSEGVPTDWWYYEELRRPLLRLDAAVGVPRDEVTITGVTYEDMRPGAYQVKPRLEDMDLNHVEASLCFPTFPRFCGQTFTEAQDKELGLLCVQAYNDWMVEEWCAESGGRLIPLCLIPLWDAELAAAEVRRNAARGVRAVCFSEIPPFLGLPSVHDPDNYWDPFFRACAETRTVVNMHIGSSSKMPSTSADAPPAVGSTLTHTNATFSLVDFLFSGVLVRFPTLMLAYSEGQIGWIPYILERADKVWEENRGWGGVADKVPEPPSTYFRRQVYGCFFDDAHGLRSVDEIGADNITYESDYPHSDSTWPHTREIAERQMAALDDDTRRKIVRGNAIRLFGLDHLAP
- a CDS encoding Panacea domain-containing protein translates to MDPWAEPDETKLAELLLYVAEKELDDLPGGATKVNKILFFAEFSHIRAYGVPITGEPYQKLENGPAPRHLAPIRDRLIAEDAAYLRIDDYFGRPLHRLVPKRPADLTRFTGDELRVTDQVVQALWGKTAKEVSDMSHEEMGWRMVEEGEDIPLPSAFLAKKAVSTEKTRTRAQELSQRLGLSG
- a CDS encoding acyl-CoA dehydrogenase family protein; this translates as MDLRFTSEQERLRAEARAWLEANTPDRAGGPGPLPSLDTAAGFEAHRAWERTMFDAGWSVVSWPAQYGGRGAGLIEWLVFEEEYYRARAPTRVGQNGIFLLAPTLFEFGTPEQKDRYLPPMASGEEIWCQGWSEPDAGSDLAAIRSRAARRGDAWVLNGQKTWCSRGAFADWIFALFRSDPEGERHRGLTYFLVPMDAPGVTVRPIAQLDGETGFAEVFFEDVEVPDAQVLGQVGQGWGVAMATAGSERGLSLRSPARYTEAAARLVELYRRCAAEDPVRAARSADAVGRAVIDAEAYRLHTYWTATRVLDGATVGPEASMNKIFWSETDLLVHATALELLGAGAELLEDDGRPPAWLDGFLFALAGPIYAGTNEIQRNVVAERVLGLPRA
- a CDS encoding acyl-CoA dehydrogenase family protein: MHFAFDEQQLEFRAQLRAFAEKECPPAQVREAWASELGWSRPRWTALAEMGVVGLTVPAEHGGMGLGLVDLVLLLEEAGRAGLPEPVLETTALGVPLLLAVPGPVGDAARRRWLPAVAAGEAVVAVGTSSMPAVPGAGGADLLLLEHGGDVHAVPAAVVSLTPRPALDGARRVAAVDWEPSAGTVVASGASARGALAGLGDRAAMGTGAVLVGVADRMIAMAARYAVERTQFGKPIGSFQAVKHHLAGALVRVEFARPAVYRAAWSLDAGDPDAGLHASMAKALASDAALLAARTALQVHGAIGYTWEHDLHLWMKRAWSLAPAWGDAAHHRARVLELLAGRD